Part of the Intestinibacillus sp. Marseille-P6563 genome is shown below.
CCCGAACAGAGTGCGTCCGCAGAAAGTACGGTCGTGCAAGAGGAACCGGACACCCCAGCAACACCGACCGAACAGAAAACACCCAGCCGCCAGGAAGCGTATCAGGCACTCGTGCAGTCGCTCGTAGATCGGTATGGGATTTTCACCGACGAAAAAAGCGATGCCTGGATGATGGGGGATCAAACCATCTCGGGTCTGTTGGATGCGGTCAGCGTCGATGTGACCGGTGACGGAGAGGATGAACTGGCCTGCGTATGGGCGAACGGCTATCACTTTACGCTGGCCATTTATACCTACGCGGACGGTAAAGTCACAAAAGACTGGACAGAGCAGTTTGAATCCGGCGGATACTTCTTCCTTGGGATGTATCAGGCGGACGACGCGGTCTGCTGGTCTGCCAGCATCACCCGGCATTTTCCGATCGATCTGTTCACCTATCGTGACGGCAAATATCAGAGTGCATCCGAGCAAGGTGAGCTCAGTGAGCAACAACAGGAGAAAATCGCAGAGGCTGGCCGTGAGAGCGGTCTGATGGGCGAAAGTGACGCAATGCTTGCCGCTTATCGCGAGCAGTTGGGCCTGCCGGAGTATTCCTCTGACGATATGATTTTCTCGGTTCATGCCGATTTAGGACTGCACAGCGCGGAGGATCTGGTAGACCGTTGGCAGATCAAGCTTCCCAAAGAAATCGTTTCCGCGCAGGATGTGCTGCAGGACATGGCCTATTTCGGCGACCGCAGCAAATGTAAAATGGATGCTAAAATGGCGCAAGCCTACGCCGATGCCATTGACAGCATGAATATGCAGGAAGGGGAATTCTCCCTTTATGCAACCTTGGCCGATCCGGCCGATGATGGTATGCCCATCCTGCTGACTGCGTACCTGGACAAAAACGTGAACAGTGAAGCTGTATCCGAGTGTTCGGATACACGGTATGGCGAGATCGGCTATATCCCAACCGGGGATGAGACCTTTATAGAGCCGATTGTATTTTGGCAGTATGACGGCAGCAAAGCGCAGAAAATGGATATTGAAGTGACCAACTATACCACCGGATTTGGCACCATGGATGGGCAGGCAGCATATCGGTATATCCAGTTTTATCACGATGCCGGCCACAATGTACGTGCGCAGTATTATACCATTCAAAACGGACAGATGACGCTGGCCCATACGGTGGAATTTCTGGACATTGTAAAAGAGCCATCCGGTGATGGCAAAATAAAACTATACGGCGATGTGCCAGACGGTGCAGACTATCAGCCCGACGACGAACAGGCCCTGCGGGAGCATGGTTGGGTTGACGATGATCCCTCCTGGTGGCTGGTGCTGGACAACGGCGAAAACATCTCCCAAAAAGTCGAGCGGGCGACCTGGAACCATGATACGGTTACACACTTTGAAGAAACCCAGGAATTGGCGCATATTAATGATATCGAATATCACTATATGCTGGACTCTACCCTGGCAGAGGACTCCGTCGCCCTGCTCCGTGCCTATGCGGATGCGGAGGGCCGCCCGGTCTACACCTTCCCCGAGGTATCGCATCGGTTTGACAGCGAGCAGCTCAACCAGCTGACCGACTTGTTTGCCGACACCGTCACCGGTGAGATCGGTGAAATCTATCAGCTGTCCGATGACCTGTATTACATCATCCTCTATACGGACGGAAAGGTATCGGGCTACGCGACGGTCAAGCAGACCCTGCAAGGC
Proteins encoded:
- a CDS encoding S-layer homology domain-containing protein, with protein sequence MKKRWISACLAAILLCGMTGCAGQTKPEQSASAESTVVQEEPDTPATPTEQKTPSRQEAYQALVQSLVDRYGIFTDEKSDAWMMGDQTISGLLDAVSVDVTGDGEDELACVWANGYHFTLAIYTYADGKVTKDWTEQFESGGYFFLGMYQADDAVCWSASITRHFPIDLFTYRDGKYQSASEQGELSEQQQEKIAEAGRESGLMGESDAMLAAYREQLGLPEYSSDDMIFSVHADLGLHSAEDLVDRWQIKLPKEIVSAQDVLQDMAYFGDRSKCKMDAKMAQAYADAIDSMNMQEGEFSLYATLADPADDGMPILLTAYLDKNVNSEAVSECSDTRYGEIGYIPTGDETFIEPIVFWQYDGSKAQKMDIEVTNYTTGFGTMDGQAAYRYIQFYHDAGHNVRAQYYTIQNGQMTLAHTVEFLDIVKEPSGDGKIKLYGDVPDGADYQPDDEQALREHGWVDDDPSWWLVLDNGENISQKVERATWNHDTVTHFEETQELAHINDIEYHYMLDSTLAEDSVALLRAYADAEGRPVYTFPEVSHRFDSEQLNQLTDLFADTVTGEIGEIYQLSDDLYYIILYTDGKVSGYATVKQTLQGFRLVSQDTEPTSEDALHTLVQQDQQTSNITLDYNESGEDKAAYLTEALQNIDGTAVNDAAKGEIAAYIENAVAESSVTDVPCRGNTATIDGDVITQSLEQAQAQKDALDQTLDGVTLNKTVNILLRMVCTGLEDGKPVQVTFDPSMIEAMADAQAVQVMLGDAQHSVAVDADALAQLCEKHGKLIVQVQLQDGKYTISLLDGEQNQLDQLESSLTFTLPAESETATVLASYEGGSDNWGGQFDAINQTIEFSTPYSGTYEVMENAAEIADIADCDEQTAAAIRFMVSKGYFSLDDAGNFDPNGTLNRYMFAEALVRMFFALDRNLTTSFTDVPQDSPYYPYVASGEQDAIIEGFEDNTFRGENDVLREEVIALCSRTLADKKGYSYPTDVAAYLTFTDADTISDWARDTTALAVRETLISGTGTLAPQQSISRGEAALLLYRLFMLLYEPPVAEMHFDGFDDTTSSGLPTVAIALAGVGLLGGGAAGVVYRRKKRAPMPPKDDNPSDDEPSE